The Astyanax mexicanus isolate ESR-SI-001 chromosome 21, AstMex3_surface, whole genome shotgun sequence genome contains the following window.
gaatcatttataccagatactgattcatttatagtagatattgacATATTTATGCtagattctgaatcatttataacacacactgaatcatttctagtagatactgaatcatgtatagtagatactgaatcatctataacacacactgaatcatttctagtagatactgaatcatgtatagtagatactgaatcatttataacacacactgaatcatttctagtagatgctgaatcatttataccagatactgattcatttatagtagataatgACATATTTATACtagattctgaatcatttataacacatactgaatcatttataacacacactgaatcatttctagtagatgctgaatcatttataccagatactgattcatttatagtagataatgACATATTTATACtagattctgaatcatttataacacatactgaatcatttataacacatactgaatcatttatagcacaTATTGAATCATCTATAGcacacatttaattatttatggtaGACCCTGAATCAggtatactagatactgaatcatttatagtagatattgaattatttagACTACATACTGAATCATAtatatagtagatattgaatcatttaatTGTAGATAAAGAATAATGTATTGTACAGGCCATATCATATATATTAGCAGAATCTCTTACTAtagaattatttattgtaataaccAATTTCTATTAAATatctatattaatagatattgaataatttttGTAACATAATGTATAACAGATACTGAATGACagtataatgatgatgatgatgatgatgatgatgatgacggtacCTGGTTCAGTCGGATGTGGAGTTTCACCGTctcctctttctcattctgcagatatttaatataaaacaatcaTTAATATACTAACATAAACCAGAACATCCACATAATAAACAGTACAGGGCAGATtagccagaacattaaaaccacctgctgtCCCCGTACCACCACCAAAACAAACAAGCAgtacatttctgtgtgtgtgtgtgtgaactgacCACGTCCAGGATCTTGAGGACGTGCAGGTCCAGGAACAGCTCCAGTGCAGAACTCCAGTCTCTAACTGGTCTGATCCAGGCTGAGGACCAGCCAGTTATATTACTGACCACAGAGCTCAGATCTGACCTTACACCGTGtactgacacaaacacacacacacacacacacacacacacataacacacacacacacacacacacacacacacagagtagacATTTATTATAGATACCGAATCATGTATTATACatcctgaatcatttatagtatatactgaatcattcattgtAGTTTCTGAATCATTCATTGCAGATCAGGAATCATTCATTGCAGAAACTGAATCATTCATTGTATACCCGAAATCATTCATTGCAGAAACTGAATCATTCATTGCAGATCAGGAATCATTCATTGCAGAAACTGAATCATTCATTTTAGAAACTGAATCATAAATTGCAGAAACTGAATCAttcattgtagatactgaataatttattgtagatgcctaaataattaattgtaaatATTGAATCATTCATTGCAGGTACTGAATCAGTTATtttacatactgaatcatttattgtagatTCTGAATCATTCATTGCAGATACTGACTCATTAGTTGTAAATCCTGAATCATTCATTGTAGAAACTGAATCATTCATTGCAGATACTGaatcaatagatagatagatagatagatagatagatagatagatagatagatagatagatagatagatagatagatagatagatactttaattATCGCAAAGGAAATATAGGAATCACCTACTTTAGATACCAGTCGTtcactgtagatactgaatcaattaTGACAGATATGgaatcatttatagtacatattgaatcatttattatagctactgaataatttattatagctactgaatcatttaatatAGATACCAGATAACAGTATGTATTAAATCAATCATTATACATACCAAATCATTTATAGTacatattaaatcatttattatagttactgaatcatttaatatatataacggATCACAGTGTATACTGAATCAATTATTATAGCTACTGTATCTATTatagtatatactgaatcattcattatAGATACTGAACCATTTAATATAGATACCGGATCATAGTATACACTGAATCatatattgtagatactgaatcatttattgtagatactgaatcatttataatacataCTGAATCCGAGAATCTACTGATTCATTCActgtatatactgaatcatttattgtagatCTTGCATTATTTATAGTACAAATGAACTGAATCATAATGACTGCTTACTGAGTCATTTTTTGTGTCAATACTGAACCATTTATcttaaatactgaatcatttatagtaattTTGGTTTATACTGATTCATTCCACGTAGATACTGAATCACTCATAGCCCACACTTGATTGCTTTTGTAGATAACgaatcatttattgtagataATGAATCATTTTTGGTGGATAACTGATTTTTTGGTATAAACTGAATCTTTTGTGCACATAAGTTGTGCAGAAGCACGTGCTCTcctatgtcagcaatgggtgcaatttaTTACAACTAACTGAATGCATTTAGTAGAAGGGGTGTCCACCAACATATATCTGGACATATATTGCACCTTAATTTGAAGCATAGTATTGCAATTAATTTAAATGACAGCATAGGACATCTACTATCACATGTTTATGACATGGTTATATCAATTTTATATCACAGGGTTCAAAACAGATGCTAACAAGGAATCAAATACCAATTTAAAGGGGGCCTACCACTGAGCCCTGAGGCTCCCCATAAATTACAGAGCAATACTACACAAAAATGAGCAAAATAAAGGAGCTGTAAAGGGTTATTTTCTCTACATTATTAGAAAAACTGCTTTGTTTCCATATATGAcccctttttaatgtttttaatgatattatgactcaaagaaccctttatagaacatttatttgtaagACTTTAGTCTATAAAAGCCAAACAATGTACATTAAAAGAGCTAAAACTCAAAATTAGACATGGATTTACCTGCTGAGGAGAGAAGAACTGCTATCAAAACTGTCCATGCAGCCATATCTCCATTCTTTCTTCATCCCTTCATCATTCTGGTTCTGTTGTTCATGTTCTAGGTCTTTTTCTTCACTCGTTTCTCAAAGTTCTTCTGTTCTTCACTGCTCTATTGAGCTGTGTGGCTTGTTTGGATAGTCAAACATAGTGTATGAAgtgtgtatgaagtgtgtgtatgggtgtaatTTGGTTATCAGCATTATGTAGATGTAGAGAACAGCTTTTGGTGGGCGGGGCTAACGGCCTGAACACCTGGAGAGCTTCTGTTGGACACCTTTAGGAGCTCTAAACCTGCAGGTTCTACAGGTGAGTACTTGTGCACTTCTATTAATATCTACTAAagcaataaaatacagtatattaataaaatttacagctctggaaaaaatgaagatatcacttcagtttctgcatcagtttctctgattttgctatttataggttccaaataaaaatattttagtcatttagagcatttatttacagaagatgaaaaaagatgcagagctttcagacctcaaataatgcaaagaaaacaagttcatattcataaagttttaagagttcagaaatcaatatttggtggaataactctggttggtttttaatcgcagttttttcatgcatcttggcatcatgttctcctccaccagtcttacacactgcttttggataactttatgctgcagtttggtggtttgatggcttttgatcatccatcttcctcttgattttattccagaggtttttaatttggtaaaaatcaaagaaatttataatttttaagtgaactcttatttttttttcagagctgagaGTTGTGTTTAAAGGCATACAGTAGTTTTAGtttcataataattatattacataatacctaataaaataagtaattttattttattttttaagttgcacctgttttaaatgatttattagaTAATTAACACATCTTAAGCATTGCTGTTGGTTATAGAATAGCCTGAAatagtgtttaaatgtgttttttatgtaagAATGTTTATCCCAACCATATTAATGGTCACCAGGTTTAAAGTATCGCTTTAATGGTGTCCCAACAGGCTGGAATGGGACTTTTCCTAAAACTAAAAGATGGATTCACATGGTTGATGCTGAACTGTACTCTGCTGTTACTGATACTGCCAATGACTaatggtaacacacacacacacacacacacacacacacacacacacacttaatttatatacagctctggataaaaaaataagagagcacttaaaaatgatgagtttttttattttaccaaattaaaaacctctggaatagaatcaagaggaagatggatgatcacaagccatcaaaccaccaaactgaactgcttgaatttttgcaccaggggtaaagcagcataaagttatccaaaagcagtgtgtaagactggtggaggagaacatgatgccaagatgcatgaaaaaaactgtgattaaaaaacaaccaggattattccaccaaatattgatttctgaactcttaaaactttatgaatatgaacttgttttctttgcattatttgagctctgaaaggtcttttttgttattttagccatttctcattttctgtaaataataataataagaatatttttatttgtaatttgggagaaatgttgtctgtagtttatagaataaaacaacaatgttcattttactcaaacataaacctataaatagcaacatcagagaaactgattcagaaactgaaatgctctcttattaataataattattaattaataataattctattttgttatattctgttatattctgtattatttatttacttatatagtTTACTTATTGTAAATCATATTTTTGAGCTATAATGTAATCATTTTGTTGAGCAGGTGCTGTATTTGACCCGCCCCACTCCTCTCTCAGCCAATGGCTGGACAGTGTGATGGAGGCGGAGTCAGCAAAGCTCAGGCCGGTTTCTGATTGGAGGAGCTCTGTGGCTGTCAGAGTGGACCTGAGCTTCCTGAGTGTTCTCGgagtggtgagagagagagagagagagagagagagagagagagagagagagagagagagagagagagagtattgagTAATATTAAATGTATAGAATTGTGTTTATAGAGTGTGTTTTGTTGCAGGATGAGAAGAATGAGAGACTGCAGCTTTACACTCTATACACCCTGGTACTGTCCAATCACCAATCATCTCACTTCTACACTCTACCTCTTACAAACTCTACAATTCAGTACAACTCATTACAATTCAATACAACTCATTACAATTCAATACAACTCATTACAATTCAATACAACTCATTATAATTcagtacaacacaatacaattCAATACAATTCAATATAACTCATTACAATTCAATACAACtcaatacaattaaatacaactcaatacaatttaatacaactcagtacaattcaattcaatacaaCTCAGTACAATTCAATACTACTCATTACAATTCTATACAACTCATTACAATTCAATACAACTCATTACAATTCAATACAACTCATTACAATTCAATACAACTCAATACAATTTAATACAACTAATTCAATACAACTCAgtacaattcaattcaatacaaCTCAGTACAATTCAATACTACTCATTACAATTCTATACAACTCATTACAATTCAATACAACTAATTCAATACAACTCAGTACAATTCAATACAACTCAGTACAATTCAATACAACTCATTATAATTCAACAGAAGTATTTTATGttgatttgttattttatttctattttattttattctgtcttgctttgttttattctgttctagTTTGTtcaattctgttctattctattctactttagtctgttctattctattctgttctgttttattctattgtGTTCATGTCTATGCTATTCTGTTCTATCATTCTGCATTTTGTTTTGTTCCtatttgttctattctattgtattctgttctattctattttgttctgttctattctgttctattgtaTTCTGTTGTATTCTGTTCTATTttgttctgttctattctgttctattgtaTTCTGTTGTATTCTGTTCTATTGTagtctgttctattctattttgttctgttctattctgttctgttgtATTCTATTtcattctattctgttctattgtattctgttctattctgttttgttctgttctatTTTATTCTGTTGTTTTCCGTTCTAttgtattctgttctattctattttgttctattctattgtatTCTGTTGTATTCTATTTTGTTCTGTTCTATTATGTTCTGTggtgttttattctgttctgttttattatATTCTGTGTTTTTGTATAATGTTCTTTTACTATTACATCTATTTTATCCTGTGTGTGTATGGCTGATTCTATTCagcttttttattatagtttaaaatCTACAATAGTAATaatggaatctctctctctctctctgtagggatggagggatgagcgATTGAGCTGGAACTCCTCTCAGTATGGAGGAGTGCTGAGAGTTACTGTACCTGCGCAGAGTATATGGCTTcctgatattatattatatgagaCGTGAGCATCATCCATCCCCCCATCCATGGTGTTTAATGTAGcagagtgtatagtgtataaattTTATAGCTATAATTTTGGTGATACTATTGTGCTGCCAGTAGGTGGCAGCATTggacaactctctctctctctctctttctctctctctctctatctctctatctgcaGGGCTACCACTGATGAAGAGCAGCGCTCCAGTTATGTATCAGCGACTGATGGCGGGTGGGTGGAGCTACAGCAGCCCCGCCTCCTGGAGTCCAGCTGTCCTCTGAACCTGTATCATTTCCCACTGGATCAGCACACCTGTAACCTCACCTTCCTGTCTCAGTCTCACACAGGtatacatccacacacacacttttaaaaagtgtataagcTGAACTTTCTCAGCATTACCACTCCAGCCCACTGGGGGAGCCATGGTCCATAGGTTGTAAAACACTGCTCTAAGCTATGGTTCAAGATTTGACACCTTTAAGATGTTGggttttcttaaaaataaagatcaaAGAGAACAATGGTCCTAACCTGACCGAGAACTTGAAGAACATCACTGTAACATGTTACAACATTTCTCCGCCCGATTGCAACACTACCTTGGCCTTTTCCGTTCCCTGATTCATTTGAGGGCAAACGAGGGCcacaaaggatacatcagctgcgtccttcaaGTCAAAACCTAAAGTCAGCTGAATTTCTAGGCCGTATAAGAAAGCTCTTTAGTGTGTAACAACCTTATAGGATGAAAAAAATGCAGCATAGGCTATGGAATGTTCTGGAAACATGACATAATTAATTGGTTACTATAACATTTCTCCCATAACATTAATATTTAGATGAATATTAAcgttatggaaatgttaaaaatataacattactgaaactaaaagtaaaaaacactGACACGAGTGACATTGCAGAAACGttactaaaatgtttaaaacgtTGAACATCTAGAACacttgacagattgaatgtttgataacactttataataactttcattaatacaccattaattaatatttaaggagtgttatttttgatatatttaaaaactaaaaagttgctatcacatttgtaaatactaataaatgcattggcaacatgaactgcaattgataaacatttgcctggtttaaaatttgtatttactaGCGATTAATTAACGTTTAAATTctaatgagctaatgatttgctaacatttaaatacaaatatctgatacatgctgataaataagtatCATATGTGAGCATCCATTAATAATCAAATTGtaatgaactactgctttgttcacctctactgatcattagttaaaaatatattatagaaagttattataaagtgttacagaatgttttaataatgttaaatgtaatatGCTCTAGGAACGTTCAGAAAATGTTTGACATAACCGCTATataaaacatttctcacataacgttcacagcaagggtttcccggGAATGTCTCCACTAGATTACAACACTTCCTCAGCGTTCCCGGTCCCCAGATTTCATAGTGACCTCTGAGAGAATTGAGGGCAAATGAGGGCcgcaaaggatacatcagctgcgtccttcagGTCACTCTGAAATTCAGCTGAATTTTTAGGCTCTTTAATATGGAACAGTCTTGTATGATGCAGCAGGTGCAGGATAGGATTTAAAACAAAGCTGCTTTGATAAAAACAGGAATCATCAGGAACATGAGATGATGTTGAcctgtgatctctctctctttctgtaagcgatggaggtggaggtgttctgggggaggagagagagggacagtGTTTTCTCTAGAGGAGAGTGGGAGATCATCTCTCTCGCTGTTCCTCCAGATCTTCAGTCCATTCCTCACTTCAACACCTCCACCATCAGAGTACAGGTCAGTCACTGTCCTGCAGGGATCATCTTTACacactatttattattatcatatatatacagctctgggaaaataagagagcacttcaaaatgatgagtttctttgattttggaatataatctggaatataatcaagaggaagatggatgatcacaagccatcaaaccaacaagctgaactgcttgaatttttgcaccaggagtaaagcagcataaagttatccaaaagcagtgtgtaagactggtggaggagaacatgatgcctcaaaagatgcatgaaaaaaaaactgtgattaaaaccagggagggttattccaccaaatattgatttctgaactcttaaaacttttactcaaaactcattttactcaaacataaatctataaatagcaaaatcagagaaactgattcagaaactgaagtgctctcttcattttatccagagctgtatatatgtacagtatatgtgtgggTTCATATTGATCACACTGCTCCTCTAACCCATAGGTCATCATACGTAGGTGTGATTATCAGTCCTGGACTGGAGATCAATATGactcatattttttattaatggtttataacttgTATTTGGACTCATAAGACTTTGACCTTGAGTTTGATTTGAAGTGTAGATGACATCTTGACTTAATTGAATTAGAAATTAGAACTAAAATAGAGTTGACTTGGCTTTAGGTGTGACATGACTCAGACAAGTCTGGAATAAAGGCTTAGATGGTTTAGACTTCTAAGTCTAAGCTGACAAAGATCAAAGAAGTTGATCTCAATGGTAAATTGACTTATGAAGGACATTAACTTGAG
Protein-coding sequences here:
- the LOC111189820 gene encoding 5-hydroxytryptamine receptor 3A-like; amino-acid sequence: AGAVFDPPHSSLSQWLDSVMEAESAKLRPVSDWRSSVAVRVDLSFLSVLGVDEKNERLQLYTLYTLGWRDERLSWNSSQYGGVLRVTVPAQSIWLPDIILYETATTDEEQRSSYVSATDGGWVELQQPRLLESSCPLNLYHFPLDQHTCNLTFLSQSHTAMEVEVFWGRRERDSVFSRGEWEIISLAVPPDLQSIPHFNTSTIRVQVTVRRSPLLYVVTLLLPSALMLVLDLLAFLIPVHLKQRLSVMATVYTGHFIFIITVFTLFPPFTQQLPLIEMYLFGTLGLLALGAVETAILFQLANGRSSWVTKHVFTTLWKQTGRSQWVEPQMHRGAGVCMCSRLEECVYALQEELTHIRHFLQDLRQDRTTLSMCRELSLAIDRTFLYLHCLVLAIGGTVLYCQWRSTA